A DNA window from Streptomyces sp. 71268 contains the following coding sequences:
- a CDS encoding alkaline phosphatase PhoX, translating into MPLTRRDFAKQSAYTGAGVALVGTVDVLATAPGALAAEGAGERGHRPSLGYGPLVPDPKGLLALPAGFSYRVITRSGETTLESGESTPSNHDGTATFEGPRGSTLLVNNHELSGPRSKWAHPVPLVEGLVYDPAASGGCTVVEVSRHGDHVSEWVGIAGTATNCAGGRTPWGTWLTCEETEDKAGENGMTKDHGYVFEVDPHERPRGHRAEAEGAHAQRGPKPIKALGRYAHEAVVVDPRRGHFYLTEDADEPNGLFYRWVPPRGFTPGRRALRHLADDAGVLQAPQCYDSGGRFVDDLSRARKVGTVYGVDWIDVPDRDAREVPVRQQFQDHQVTRARKLEGMWWADGGAYIVASFARDESPVAHDGQVWFYNPRRRTLTLKVLLGVNQDPDKDGAFDGPDNITVSPYGGLIIAEDGDGVQHLFGATDRGETYPIARNELNIGTAQKPSYSEFTGVVFSPDGDTLYANIQVPGIMLAITGPWRRQPHRPHGHGHGRAQEQNS; encoded by the coding sequence ATGCCGCTTACTCGCAGGGATTTCGCGAAGCAGTCCGCGTACACCGGGGCCGGTGTCGCGCTGGTCGGCACGGTCGATGTGCTCGCCACCGCCCCCGGGGCCCTCGCGGCGGAGGGCGCGGGCGAGCGGGGGCACCGGCCCTCGCTCGGCTACGGGCCGCTCGTCCCCGACCCCAAGGGCCTGCTCGCGCTGCCCGCCGGCTTCTCCTACCGGGTGATCACCCGCAGCGGTGAGACCACGCTGGAGTCGGGCGAGTCCACCCCGTCCAACCACGACGGCACCGCCACCTTCGAGGGCCCGCGGGGGTCGACGCTGCTGGTCAACAACCACGAGCTGAGCGGCCCCCGGTCGAAGTGGGCGCACCCGGTGCCGCTGGTGGAGGGCCTGGTCTACGACCCGGCGGCCTCCGGCGGCTGCACCGTCGTCGAGGTCTCCCGGCACGGTGACCACGTCAGCGAGTGGGTGGGCATCGCGGGCACCGCCACCAACTGCGCGGGCGGTCGCACGCCCTGGGGCACCTGGCTGACGTGCGAGGAGACCGAGGACAAGGCCGGCGAGAACGGCATGACCAAGGACCACGGCTACGTGTTCGAGGTCGACCCGCACGAGCGGCCGCGCGGCCACCGCGCGGAGGCGGAGGGCGCGCACGCCCAGCGGGGCCCGAAGCCGATCAAGGCCCTTGGCCGGTACGCGCACGAGGCGGTCGTGGTCGACCCCCGGCGCGGCCACTTCTACCTGACCGAGGACGCCGACGAGCCCAACGGCCTGTTCTACCGCTGGGTCCCGCCGCGCGGCTTCACGCCCGGGCGCCGCGCGCTGCGCCACCTCGCCGACGACGCGGGCGTGCTGCAGGCCCCGCAGTGCTACGACTCGGGCGGCCGGTTCGTGGACGACCTCTCGCGGGCGCGGAAGGTGGGCACCGTCTACGGCGTGGACTGGATCGACGTGCCCGACCGCGACGCCCGGGAGGTTCCGGTGCGCCAGCAGTTCCAGGACCACCAGGTCACGCGGGCGCGCAAGCTGGAGGGCATGTGGTGGGCCGACGGCGGGGCGTACATCGTGGCCTCCTTCGCCCGCGACGAGAGCCCGGTCGCGCACGACGGCCAGGTCTGGTTCTACAACCCGCGCCGCCGCACGCTCACCCTGAAGGTGCTGCTCGGCGTGAACCAGGACCCGGACAAGGACGGTGCCTTCGACGGCCCGGACAACATCACCGTCTCCCCGTACGGCGGCCTGATCATCGCCGAGGACGGTGACGGCGTTCAGCACCTGTTCGGGGCGACGGACCGGGGCGAGACCTACCCGATCGCCCGCAACGAGCTGAACATCGGCACCGCCCAGAAGCCCTCGTACAGCGAGTTCACCGGCGTGGTCTTCTCACCCGACGGGGACACCCTGTACGCGAACATCCAGGTGCCGGGCATCATGCTCGCGATCACCGGCCCGTGGCGGCGCCAGCCCCACCGGCCGCACGGCCACGGCCACGGCCGTGCGCAGGAGCAGAACAGCTAA
- a CDS encoding MsnO8 family LLM class oxidoreductase: MTSRVTSIPFSVLDRSRTRQGRAEGEALRDTVAFARLAEELGYHRFWVSEHHSVPGVAGSAPTVLAAAAAAATDRVRVGTGGVMLPNHQPLVVAEQFGVLAALYPDRIDMGLGRSVGFTNGIRRALGRDKEAAGDFGAQLAELLGYFTGRQQVHPQVHARPAEGLHVPAFVLATGAGATVAAEAGLPLVIAAVVGEDRMLEAIERYRAAFRPSAQATRPYVVVAGTVAVAETTERARRLLVPEAWSSAYSRTHGVFPPLEPAEEIEARTMSPRERERYEESMRGHIHGTEQEVTVALDALIERSGADEILVTTSTYDRAGMLDSYRRLARIARLSATPGTRGDAAGPPRGSAALAGAH, translated from the coding sequence GTGACCTCACGCGTGACGAGCATCCCGTTCTCCGTCCTCGACCGCTCCCGCACCCGGCAGGGCCGGGCGGAGGGCGAGGCGCTGCGCGACACCGTCGCCTTCGCCCGCCTCGCCGAGGAACTCGGCTACCACCGGTTCTGGGTTTCCGAGCACCACAGCGTGCCCGGGGTGGCGGGCTCGGCGCCGACCGTGCTGGCCGCCGCCGCGGCCGCGGCGACCGACCGCGTGCGCGTCGGCACCGGCGGCGTGATGCTGCCCAACCACCAGCCACTGGTGGTCGCTGAGCAGTTCGGGGTGCTGGCGGCGCTCTACCCGGACCGGATCGACATGGGGCTCGGCCGCTCCGTCGGCTTCACCAACGGCATCCGGCGCGCGCTCGGCCGGGACAAGGAGGCGGCCGGCGACTTCGGGGCCCAGTTGGCGGAGCTGCTCGGGTACTTCACCGGGCGGCAGCAGGTGCACCCGCAGGTGCACGCGCGGCCGGCGGAGGGCCTGCACGTGCCCGCGTTCGTGCTGGCCACCGGCGCGGGTGCGACGGTGGCCGCCGAGGCCGGGCTGCCGCTGGTGATCGCCGCCGTGGTGGGTGAGGACCGGATGCTGGAGGCCATCGAGCGCTATCGGGCCGCCTTCCGCCCCTCCGCGCAGGCGACGCGCCCGTACGTGGTGGTGGCCGGGACCGTCGCGGTCGCCGAGACCACCGAGCGGGCCCGCCGGCTGCTGGTGCCCGAGGCGTGGTCGAGCGCCTACTCGCGCACCCACGGGGTGTTCCCGCCGCTGGAGCCGGCGGAGGAGATCGAGGCACGGACCATGTCGCCGCGCGAGCGGGAGCGATACGAGGAGTCGATGCGCGGCCACATCCACGGCACCGAGCAGGAGGTGACCGTGGCCCTGGACGCCCTCATCGAGCGCAGCGGCGCCGACGAGATACTGGTGACCACGAGCACGTACGACCGGGCGGGGATGCTCGACTCCTACCGCCGGCTGGCCCGCATCGCCCGGCTGTCCGCCACGCCGGGGACGCGGGGGGACGCGGCGGGACCGCCACGCGGCTCGGCCGCGTTGGCCGGCGCGCACTGA
- a CDS encoding pyridoxamine 5'-phosphate oxidase family protein, translated as MPLSLSERQGFLAEPHVAALAVADAGRAPLTVPVWYAYEPGGDVLVMTERGSRKARLIAAAGRFSLLVQRTEPAYRYVAVEGPVVAVESATEAELRALSARYLPAERVDDYVAGMVAGTTDLVNFRLRVERWLSADPGT; from the coding sequence ATGCCCCTGTCCCTGTCGGAGCGTCAGGGTTTTCTCGCCGAGCCGCACGTGGCGGCTCTGGCCGTCGCCGACGCCGGCCGCGCGCCGTTGACCGTGCCCGTGTGGTACGCGTACGAGCCGGGCGGCGACGTGCTGGTCATGACCGAGCGCGGCTCGCGCAAGGCGCGGCTGATAGCGGCGGCGGGCCGGTTCTCGCTCCTGGTGCAGCGGACGGAGCCGGCGTACCGGTACGTCGCGGTGGAGGGGCCGGTGGTCGCCGTGGAGTCCGCGACGGAGGCGGAGCTGCGCGCGCTCTCCGCCCGCTACCTGCCCGCCGAGCGGGTCGACGACTACGTGGCGGGGATGGTGGCCGGCACGACGGACCTGGTCAACTTCCGGTTGCGCGTCGAGCGGTGGCTGTCGGCCGATCCGGGGACATGA
- a CDS encoding DMT family transporter: MPTSSAIGSAALASGLVVMWSSGFVGAELGTRHAPVDTLLMWRFTVAAALLGAAWLALRRRRLPARAVAEQALIGVLSQGCYVGPIVWAVGLGVPSGTCALIAALQPLAAGALAGRLLGERVTARQWWGLGVGLVGVALVVRGDLSGATAPAWAYALPFAGMAGLLAASFLERRARAPLSPVDALPLHCATSALLFSAVAGGAGHADAPTAGTFWVAVGWVVLLSTLGGYGCYWLSLRRDGITRTSALIYLTPPTTALWTYAMWGARPAALGLVGMAVCVAGVAAATLGGRPRPAPTEATTTAESGQPEDSDAAPVMSPDRPTATARRATGS, encoded by the coding sequence ATGCCCACATCCAGCGCGATCGGTTCGGCGGCCCTGGCCAGTGGCCTGGTGGTGATGTGGAGTTCCGGCTTCGTCGGGGCCGAGTTAGGGACCCGGCACGCCCCCGTGGACACCCTGCTGATGTGGCGGTTCACCGTCGCCGCCGCGCTGCTCGGCGCGGCCTGGCTGGCGCTGCGCCGCAGGCGGCTGCCCGCCCGCGCGGTGGCCGAGCAGGCGCTGATCGGCGTGCTCTCGCAGGGCTGCTACGTCGGCCCCATCGTGTGGGCCGTCGGGCTCGGCGTGCCGTCGGGCACCTGCGCGCTCATCGCGGCCCTGCAACCGCTGGCCGCGGGCGCGCTGGCCGGCCGGCTCCTCGGCGAGCGGGTCACCGCGCGGCAGTGGTGGGGGCTCGGCGTCGGGCTGGTCGGCGTCGCGCTGGTGGTGCGCGGCGACCTGTCCGGCGCGACGGCCCCGGCGTGGGCGTACGCGCTGCCCTTCGCCGGCATGGCGGGGCTGCTCGCCGCGAGCTTCCTCGAACGCCGGGCCCGCGCGCCGCTCTCGCCCGTCGACGCCCTGCCCCTGCACTGCGCGACCAGCGCGCTGCTGTTCTCCGCCGTGGCCGGCGGCGCCGGCCACGCCGACGCGCCCACCGCGGGCACCTTCTGGGTGGCCGTCGGCTGGGTCGTCCTCCTGTCCACGCTGGGCGGCTACGGCTGCTACTGGCTGAGCCTGCGCCGCGACGGCATCACCCGCACCAGCGCGCTCATCTACCTCACCCCGCCGACGACGGCGCTGTGGACGTACGCGATGTGGGGCGCGCGGCCGGCCGCGCTCGGCCTGGTGGGCATGGCGGTCTGCGTGGCCGGCGTCGCGGCCGCCACGCTCGGCGGCCGACCCCGCCCGGCGCCTACCGAGGCCACCACCACCGCCGAGTCCGGTCAGCCCGAAGACAGCGATGCCGCGCCGGTCATGTCCCCGGATCGGCCGACAGCCACCGCTCGACGCGCAACCGGAAGTTGA